TGTTGGCTTCGTGAATTATTTTGACCTCTCTGGCAAAATCGCTATTGTTACTGGAGTCTTAGGTAAACTTGGACCGGTGTGGAGTCGGGCATTACTGGATGCTGGCGCAACGGTTGTGGGGATAGACCTACCATCAGCTCAGGTGCCAAGCTCCTTTGAGCTACTTCAAGGGCATTATCCCAAGACTCGTTTGTGTTTGGAGCGGGGTGATATATGCGATCGCACTGCCATGATCGCAATCCGCGATCGCATCCTGAGCGACATGGGCATTCCTGCCGTGATTGTTAACAATGCTGGGATTGACCAACCTCCTGGTCCAGTGAAAACCTACAGCTTGGAAGATATCCCCCTAGAGATTTGCCGCAATGTGTTTGAGGTTAATGTCTTGGGAGCATTCCAGGTGACCCAAGTCTTCGGTAGCCCAATGGTGGAAGCTAGACGAGGTTCAATCATTAATATCGGTTCGTTGTATGGGAGCGTATCTCCCGATGCCCGGTTTTATCAGCATCTGGAGTGCGACCCTCCTTTTTTAAAACCCCCTGCCTATGGGGCATCGAAGGCAGCACTGGTGAATTTAACCCGGTACTTTGCTACCCACTGGGGACCCTTTGGTGTCCGGGTTAATGCCCTTTCTCCAGGAGGAGTATTGGGTGGACAGGATGAGGAATTCAAAGGTCAATTTTGCGATCGCGTTCCTCTAGGACGGATGGCGAAGTTTGAGGATTTACTTGGCCCATTAGTGTTTCTGGCATCCGATGCCTCTGCTTATGTCACAGGTATCGAACTCAGAGTTGATGGCGGTTTTACCGTGTGGTAAGGTGGACGTGTGTTGAAGCACCCTTTAACCAGGCTGTCAAGGAAAGGGAAAACTACCAATAACACTAATGACTAATAACTAAATTGTTTTAATCATGTTTTAATCAGGGTGTATTTTACTGTCTTGATGTAGTCGCTCATGGCTGAGTTATAGAGTTACAACTTTGAGATGCACCCTTTAATAACTAAAGTATTTATTGAAAACCAGAAGTATTTTAACTATCCCTACGGCAAGCGCAACGGTTACGAAACGATTAGTAAACTTTTAAATTTTCCTACTTATAGTATTCGCAAATATTTAGGAATTAAAGTCATTAAGCGCTACCGAGAATTACCTAGTATACCTAAAAAAGATGGATTTTTAGTGTGGTTTCCCCAAAAGTTGGCTCCGGTTACCCAAGTGATTGGGAAATGTCGGGAATATATCGCTAATGTTGATCAATCTATTTTTACCAAAAAAGGGAAAGGAAAGGAACAATACCTCAGAGGTATCCATCCAGATGATTCTAAACTTACGGAGTCTTTAGTAAAACTAGCTTGTGATCCTACTTTAGTAAGTATAGTAACAAAATACATTGGGATATTACCAATTATCAATGGCGTTAAGTTACTCTACTCGCCAAATAAAAAAATCTATGAAGGAGGAGCTCAATTTTTTCATTTAGACCCGGAAGGAGTTAGGCAAATCAAGCTATATATTTATGTAGAGGATGTGACAGAAGAGTCTGGTCCTCTGACCCTAATCCCAGCTCAAGAATCCCATAAAATCTACCGATTATACCCAGGGGGAAGACTCAGGGATGACTGGGTCAGTCGCTTCATTGATCCGCAATATTTCTATTCGATAACTGGTGCGTCGGGGACAATGATATTTGCCGATACATCCAGATGTTTCCATTTCGGTAGCCGACCAGGAAAAAAACCCAGGTTTGTGATTATTATACAATATATATCGCCCTTTGCCATCAATTTCCCTTGGTTTGGGTGGGTTAGAAAGCCACTTCATGCTCGCTTGGTTAATCACAATACTTCAACGATAGACCAATATCTTTTGGGAGTTAAATAGAGGGAATAGGGAGTAGGGAGTAGGGAGTAGGGAGTAGGGAATAGGGAATCGGGAATCGGGAGTCGGGAATCGGGAATAAATTATGTTTACTTCATAGCTAGGAAAAACGCTATAGTAATGAATGTGGGTTCCAGGGCAGTATTATTCACCTAGGAATTAGGATTGCTGAGAACTTGTACCATTACAAAAAAACTTAATATCGGAAGTTATAACAATCAATTTCAGTACTGAAAAAAGCAAATATTATTACTTTTACCGACTCCCGACTCCCGACTCCCGACTCCCGACTCCCGACTCCCTGCTCCCTGCTCCCTGCTCCCTACTCCCTGTTCCCTGTTCCCTGTTCCCTGTTCCCTATCTTGATTGCTATTGTTTGAGCTTCTCTTGGTATGATTACTCACCATGAGATATTTCCAAGGGGGGAAAAATAATGGCACAAGACTATTTACCCAGCCAAGTCTTGAACTGGATTGATGGTCAACAAGTAGCAGCAGTGGCAGGAGAATGGTTTGATAAGCTAGACCCCACCAATGGTGAAGTGCTATGTCAGGTGGCTCGCTCAAGAGCAGCAGATATTGAACAAGCGGTAAGGTCAGCTAAACAGGCCCAACCGGCTTGGGCTGATACTCCCCCGGTACAACGGGGAACTATCTTACACGAGATTGTCCTGGGTATGAAAGCCCGTCAGGAGGAGATTGCCAAGATTGTAGCAGCAGAAACCGGTAAGTCCTATGGTTCAGCTTATGGAGAAACTGGCGGTGCGATCGCATTAGGATTATTCTACGCTAGTGAAGGACAACGGTTGTATGGTCGCACCACTACCAGCGGTGTGGTTAATAAATATGCCATGACTGTGCGTCAACCCCTCGGAGTAGCTGGATTAATTATTGCGGCCAATACTCCCATTGCTAATGTGGCCTGGAAAGTCTTTCCAGCTCTGATTTGTGGCAATAGCGCTGTATTAAAAGTAGCAGAAGACACTCCCGCCACTGCTTGGATAGTTGGACAAATTGCTAAAGAGGCTGGGTTACCCCCTGGTGTACTAAATATTATTCAGGGATATGGTGAAGAAGCAGGGGCTCCCTTGGTTGCTCATAATGATGTGGCTGTGGTTAGCTTTACCGGCTCCACAGAAGTAGGACGAATTGTGCAACGGGTAGCTGGGGAGCGCTTTGGCAGGGTATCCCTGGAGTTGGGGGGTAAGAATCCCTTGGTGGTGTGTGATGATGCGGATTTGAACAATGCCATCAAGTGGACCTTACTCTCAGTGTTCAGTAATGCTGGTCAACGTTGTGCGTCTGCTAGTCGAATCATTGTCTTTGATAGCATTTATGATCAATTCCGTGACCAATTAGTGGAGAAAACCAAGGAATTAAAATTAGGTTCCACTGACCAGGATGACCTTGGTCCAGTGATTAATGAGCAACAGTTGACTAACATGATAGCAGCGGTGAAACAGGCACAGCAAGCAGGAGCAACGGTGCTGGTGGGAGGCGATCGCTTAAAGGACCCTGACCATGCTACTGGTTTCTATATGGCACCGACCCTGCTAGAGAATGTAGACCCCCACGCGGAAATTTCTCAATGTGAATTATTTGGTCCGATTGCTAGTCTCTACCGGGTCAAAGACTTTAAGGAAGCTCTTGCTCTTGCTAACGATTCCCCCTATGGCTTAACTGCTGCGATTCACACTCGCAACATTCACCGTGCAGTACGGTTTTGTGAGAAAGTCCAAACTGGAGTAGCTGTAGTGAATGCCGGTACCTATGGCAGTGAACCTCATATGCCCTTTGGTGGACTCAAGCAATCTGGTAATGGTACCCGTGAACCAGGCACAGAAGCTTTGGATGTCTATTCTGAGTTGAAGGATATCTATATTAATATTGATCCTGAGCAATTTTGATCGTAAGGGAGTAGGGAGTAGGGAGTAGGGAGTAGGGAGTAGGGAGTAGGGAGTAGGGAGTAGGGAGTAGGGAGTAGGGAGTAGGGAAAAAATCCTGTTTCCTTTATTACTATAAGTAACGTTATATACCCTTGGATTACGGTTATCCAAGGGTAATCGTTTTAGACGCAAATAATTGCTGACCGCTGACCACTGACCACTGACTGCTTACATATGTTTAAATACTACCGAAAGATTATTAGCTGGCATTTGGTAAGTTTTTTCAAGGATGAGATTATTATTACTGGCAACCTCTACAACATCTTCTAAATTACGTACTCCCCATTCTGGGTTTTGTTCTCGTAAATAGGAGTCAAAATCAGCGTTAGAAAGTGCAGTGTGTTTATTACCTTGTTTGTAGGGACCGTATAAATATAGAAGATCTCCTGATGAAAGGATACGACCAGCACCTGCCATTAATCCTAAACAAGTAGACCATGGTGAAATGTGAATCATATTAATATTCACCATCGCTACAATATCTGGTATTTCTGATAGTATTTCCTTTTCTACTTTCCAAACCGGCTGACTGGCATCAATATCAAGGGGTTGATAAAGGTTTTCCGTAGGGGAATGGTTAGCCCAGGCGATGATACTTTCACGGAGGGAAGCATCAATATCGGAAGGAATCCATTTTCGAGGTTTTAACTGTTGTGCAAAATATATAGCGTGTTCTCCCGTACCGCTAGCAATTTCTAAAATTGTGCCAGTGGCTGGTAATATCTCTAAAAGTACTTGTAAAATTGCTTCCCGGTTGCGCTGGGTTGCTGGGGCGTATTTTCTGCTGTCCACTAATTCTTCTCCCCGATAATGATAAGAGTGGGAACAGGCAAGATGCCCATTCCACAAAGCTATTAATATCATCCCATACAGCGGAGCAGGCAAGAGGCAAGAGGCAAGAGGCAAGAGGCAATAGGCAATAGGCAAGAGAGATGTAGGGTGGGCAGTGCTTAGCTTCGAAATTGTCAGCTTTTTAATTGGTATGAAGCACTGCCCACCTGACGATTAATCTTATTCAAACTATAGACAATTAACTCCTATTTTATAGATGTAGGGTGGGCAGTGCTTAGCTTCGAAATTGTCAGCTTTTTAATTGGTATGAAGCACTGCCCACCTGACGATTAACATTATTAAAAAATAATACAATTAACTATTTTTTATATTTAAGTTACTGTCTGTCGGTGGGCCGTGCTGACTTAACCGATTACAAGCTTTGGAATTGGTCTTAGGCACTGCCCACCCTACGATTACTGCTACGATTACTACGATTAATTTTAGCAAAAATGTAGACAAATAAAAACTAGTTTATATTCCCACTCGCCCCACAGTTACCACACTCACCACCCTCTCCACAATCTCCATATTTCGTAATAAAAAAAATTTTCTAAACCCCTTGACAGTATATTTATTTATTTATAAATTAATAATGTAAATAGTTTCAAACAATAACTGGTCATGAATCAAAACATTAACCCCAACTCCGATGAAAATCAAAACCCTGACAATCAAGGTCGCAAACCTAAGAAAGTCAAGCACATCTTGATTGGTTCTCCTAAACAAGTTCGGCATACTATTTATGCCATTTATGCCCTGAAATACGCCTATCCCGACGAGTGGAGCACTCCCGAGCCTACGGAAAATCCTGGTGAGGTTATGACCACTTTGATTCGGTATTTGTACTTAGACTAGGATAGGAGTTTGCCAGGGTTTGCCGCCCTGGCGGCCAAAAATTCCAGAGGTTATTTTTAAGCTATCAGCTATCAGTTATCAGCCGTCAGCTATCAGCTATCAGCTATCAGCTATCAGCTATCAGCTATCAGCTATCAGCTTTTGAATAAAATAATCTGAAAACTGATTACTGACCACGGACCACTGACTACTGACCACTGACTACTGACCACTGACTACTGAATGCTTACGTGGAGGGGTATAATGTAAACAGGGTTAGGATGTACTTGCTGGAAAGCAGTTACTGAGTAACTTGATAAGAGTCAAGAACTCGCCGCTAAGTTCTAACGAACTATAGCGGGAGCTTGTTTTAAGCTCTAACTTGACCAGACTAAGGTTCGTGAGAAACCTACGTTATTTGAATTATGAAACCTGATAATGCGTGCCAGTTTTCAGCTCTTTCGTACAGCTTTAAACAGGTGTAACGAGTTAAGCCAGTGAGTTGTACCTAACAAGTTCAAATAACATTGTCGAGGCCAACTTTACCCGAAAGGAGAGACTCAAAGTAATGCGAGTTTTCGTACTAGACAAAAACTTGAAACCTCTTGACCCATGCCATCCAGCACGAGCAAGAGAGCTATTGAACATGGGAAGGGCTAAAGTATTTAAACGGTACCCATTTACAATTGTGTTAAAAAACAGGATTTTAGAAAAATCTGTCACTCATTCACATCGTTTAAAGATAGACCCTGGTAGTAAAACAAGCGGGATTGCTATTGTTCAAGAAGAAACAGGACGTGTCACAAGCGCCTTAGAAATATCTCACAGGGGACAACAGATTAAGGATTCTCTAGAGTCTCGCAGGGCATTAAGGAGAGGTAGACGCAACCGTAAGACTCGATATCGCAAACCTCGTTTTTTGAACAGAACTCTTAGACAAGGATGGTTACCCCCATCTCTTGAAAGCCGAATTAACAATATTGAGACTTGGGTGAAACGAATTAGAAAAGTCTGTCCGATTAGCGCTATTTCTCAAGAGTTGGTCAGGTTTGATTTGCAGCAAATGCAAAACCCTGAAATTAGCGAGGTCGAATATCAACGCGGTGAGTTATTCGGCTTTGAGGTCAAGGAATACTTGCTTGCCAAATGGGGGAGAAAATGTGTCTACTGCAACGCTGAAAACACCCCATTGGAAATAGAACACATTGTCCCCAAATCAAAAGGAGGTTCTAACAGAGTAAGCAATCTAACCTTAGCTTGTAGACCTTGTAATCAGAAAAAAGGTAGCAAATTTGTAGAAGATTTTTTAAGTAAAAAGCCTGAACTATTGAAAAAAATTAAGGGGAAAACCAAGACTCCACTTAAAGACGCGACTGCGGTTAATACTACCCGATCGGAATTGTATAGAAGACTTCAAGAAACCGGGTTACCTGTAGAAGTAGGTTCTGGGGGACTGACCAAATTTAACCGTAAGGTCAGAATGATTGAAAAACACCATTGGACTGATGCTTCTTGTGTTGGTAAATCAACACCTGAGCGGCTACTTATCAGGGGAATAAAACCGCTGTTAATTGCAGCTAAAGGACACGGAACTAGGCAGCGTTGTCGTCCTAACAAATATGGGTTTCCGAAAGCTCACGCTCCAAAAGCTAAGTTTTTTCAGGGTTTTCAAACAGGTGATATTGTTAAAGCTGATGTCATCAAAGGTAAGTTTGCTGGTCAATATGTCGGACGTATTGCAATTCGCTTTAGACCTAGCTTTACCCTTCAACTACCAACTCAAAAATTTGACGTACATCCCAAATACTTGAAAACTATTCACAAGGCTGACGGCTATGAATATCAATCTTGAAAATAAGGATACCCTATCGGGTAGTTTACTAGAAGCGCGGCAATTCCCCTCCCGCTAACCCGTGCCGGGTATAACGGGAGTCCCCTTGCCCCATCTCAGATGGATTCCTTGATTTAGTTTTTGTTTGGATTTGAGTAAAGCTAAGCTGTACTCAATTACGTTTACACAATAGAATTCGGTCAAGCATTGGGGTTAACCAAAACTTGACCGATTTTTTTTATATCAGCTATTAGTGGTCAGTTACGGCGGTTTGCATAACTATCAAGTACACAGGATTTTATCATTCTTCCCTCTTCACTGCTCCGAGGCTCCCTAAAACCTAAATATTACCTCACAAGTCGTATAATTGCTATATTGATTGGTATACTTATAGGATTTATCAATATGCAATTTTTAGAGGAAGTATTACTGACCACTGACAACAGCAATGGTGACCCCAAATTCGTCTACCCATTTCTGGAAACCAACCTAGAAAAACTTGATGATAACTTTATCGATATCTTGCAAACTTGGGCAAGTGCTAAACTCTCAGAAGCGCAACCAGAAACAGCAGAAGCGATCGCAGCCGTTATTGGGGAATTCAGTACTTTGATTAGCGACTTTCCTCTGGGTAATAGAGCTAATAACATGGACATTGCTATTGCTGGTTACGAACAGGTGCTAAAGGTATTTACTCGTGAGAGTAACCCGGAAAGTTGGGCAACGATTCAAAACAATCTGGCTAATGTTTATACTGACAGAATCCGTGGCGACAGGGCTGAAAATATCGAAAAAGCGATCGCCCAATATCAACTAGCTTTGTCGGTTTATAGCAAAGAAGACTTCCCGATTGATTGGGCAATGACTCAAAATAACCTGGGCAATAGCTATAAAAATAGAATCCGTGGGGACAGGGCTGAAAATCTTGAACTTGCTATTTCCCAATACCAACTAGCTTTATCCGTTTACAGCAAATCCGACGTCCCCCAGGATTGGGCAATGACTCAAAATAACCTGGGCAATGCCTACAAAAACAGAATCTGTGGCGACAGGGCTGAGAATATCGAAAAAGCTATTTTCCAATACCAACTAGCGTTGTCAGTTCACACTAAATCAGACTTTCCCATCGAGTGGGCCATGACTCAAGCTAACCTGGGCACAGCTTACTGTGACAGAATCGATGGGGATAGGGCTGAGAATCTTGAACTTGCCATTGAAGCATTCCAACTAGCTTTGGCAGTTTATACCAAAGAAGACTTCTCCTACGAGTGGGCACAGACTAAAAACCACCTGGGCGAAGCCTATAGAAACAGAATCCGTGGCGACAGGGCTGAGAATCTTGACCTTGCTATTTCCCAATACCAACTCACTTTGTCCGTTTACACCAAAGCCGACTTCCCCATGGAGTGGGAAATGACTCACAAGAACCTAACTATAGCTGATAGTGACAGAATTTTATAGGACAGACCTGAGAATACGACTGACCGCTGACCGCTGACGGTAAAATATATAGATATTGATCAACTATCTTCTCAACTATGACAACTCTCGTATTTGTCCATGGCACAGGGGTTAGGCAAGCTGCCTATGAGCAAACCTTTAAGATAGTTGAGGGGTTTGTCACTAAACAACGTCCGGACATTACCGTTGTTCCTTGCTTTTGGGGTGAGCAATTTGGGAGTAAGCTCAATGCTAAAGGGGCATCGATACCATTGTTTGATGCTACTTTAGCTCTGGATCAGGGAGAAGAAGAAGAGCAAAATATTATTCTTTGGCAGCAGTTATATCAGAATCCCCTTTATGAGTTGGGATTATTGTCGTTTCAACCTAGGGCTGCTGGTGATAGTAATCCGTTTGGAGAACAACCAGGTGATCAATTACATGACCGGTTGCTGGCTTTGACTCCTACTGGAGAATTCCAGGCTAACTTACAAGCAGCGGGCATAGCAGAAGTGTTTGATCAGGCACGACGCCATGTTACTCGCAGTGATGTTTATCAAGACGTATTAAACCAAGTCTCTGATTCAGATAGTGACTGTTATGATACTATCGCAAGAGCAATTATTGCTCAGGGAATTTTTGACTGTCAGCAGCACAATCAGGATTCCATCATAATTCCTGAGCCGGAATTGCGTGATCAACTCGTGAAATCACTCAGTGATGCTTTGGGTTCGCAGAAGCAATTGGGATTGGGTGACTGGCTCCAGAAACCACTTTCCTTCTTGGCCGGTCCAGCGACAGCTTGGGTGAGGAGTAAAAGGGGTGCAATTACTGAAGCAAATACTCCTACACCTGGTGATATCATACTCTATCAAAGTCGGGGTCAGCAAATACGTAATTTTATCCAGAAAACGATAGAAGACGCTGAACCACCAGTTGTTATATTAGCTCATAGTTTAGGAGGGATTGCTTGTGTTGATTTACTGGTGATGCAACCAATTAAACAGGTGACATTATTAATTACAGTGGGTTCTCAAGCTCCCTTTTTATACGAAATTAATGCCTTATCTAGCTTAGAATTTGGTCAGCCTCTGCCAGACTTTTTTCCGGAGTGGTTGAATATTTATGATTTACGGGATTTCCTTAGTTACATTGGTGCTACTCTATTTCCTAATAAAGTCCAAGATGTTTTGGTGGATAGTAAACAACCGTTTCCCCAAGCTCATAGTGCTTATTGGACAAATCCTGCTACTTGGAAAGCAATTATCCCGAGGTTACCATGACTATGGGTTCATCTCATATTTGCTGTTTGAACCGGTGGTGCGTTACGGGGCGGGCTATCACAACCCTGGCTACGCAAAAAATCATGGCAAGTCCGCCCCTAACGCACCCTACGGGACATTTATAAAAGTGAGATGCACTCCATGACTATTACTGCTAAGCCAGAAAAAACCTATGGGTTGATTGTCGGTATCGAGAACTATCAAGCAAAAAACTGGAATGTTAATGGTCCCGTTCATGATGCCATCAAGTTTGCTAATTGGTTGTTATCACGAGGCGTGCCAACAGATAATATCAGGCTCTGTTTGTCTCCTTTATCTGAAAATAGTACACTGGTTAATAACTTTGAGATAACCTCAAAGCCAGCAACGGAGCATAATCTAGTTGATATCATTACTAATGATCTGTCCCAAAAACCAGGAGAGTTACTGTTTATATTTTGGGCAGGCCATGGTTTAATTACTTCGGAGCGTAATCGGAGGCTAATTTGTGCTGATGCTAGTAAAACTAATTGGCAAAATCTAGATTTTAATTCCCTGTTACTGCTTTTAGGTTCAGATTCCTTTGGGATTACCAATCATATTTGTATAGTCGATGCTTGTGCTAATTATGTTTTAGAGTCAAGAGGGCGACCAACTATTTTAGGAGGGAAACAGTTTCCTAGTGGTCAACCTAGGAAAAACAGTCAACAGTTTGTCTTACTAGCTACGAGAGAAGGGGAGACAGCGAAAGTTAACTCCTCGGAAAAAACGGGATACTTTTCCCAAGCCGTAAGAAAAGCGTTGGAGCATCATGACTGGCTGCCAGATATGCAAGTAGTTGCTGATCACGTTAAGCAACAATTTGCTAGTTTAAATAAACAACAACTACCAACCTATTTTTATCGTCGCAGTTGGGATAGTGATATCGATGTTTATCATCCTAATCCCTTTGAGATTGCCCACAATATACCCAGTACTTAAGCCTGTAAGTTTGTGGATAGACTGCAGCCACTGGAAGAGTTATATCAGCTATTGCAGCAAAATAATATTGTAGCAATTACTGATATTAGAGGTAAGGGGGGAGTAGGGAAAACAGAACTAGCAATTCAATACTCTTGGTACAAATTAGAAGATTATCCCGGTGGCTGTTGTTGGTTAAATATCCAGGGAGTCGATATTGTCACTCAGCTCTCGGAATTTGCATTTGTGAATGAATTTCCTGGTTTTAAGATTCCTGAAAATCTCACCATTGCTAGCCAACTGGCTTATTGCTGGAAAAACTGGCGACCGGGTAAGGTTTTATTAGTATTTGATAATGTCACTAACATCGAGGAAATCCAAGATTACTTACCGCCCATGGGTTCTCGATTTAGGGTGTTAATTACTACTCGTAGCTCACAGTTACCCTATCCGTCACTTCCTCTAGGAGAATTACCAGAAACTGAAGCTCTAGAGTTATTAGCACAGTTGTTAGGAAAGGAGTTGGTTCAAAAAGAGTTAGAGTTTGCCACAAAACTCTGTCAATTCGTTGGCTGTGTACCTTTAGGATTATACAATGCGGCAGCGCTATACTCAAAGCCAGGGAGTACATGATGCTAGAAGAACTTTTATCGCTCCTAGAGCAGAAGCAATCTCAAGAAGAGGACTCTGGTACAGATGTTGTCCTGGAACTCAATTGGGATGCTTTAGAGTCCTCAGCTCAAGAAATGGCCGGTCTCCTGAGTTTGTTTGCCTTGGCTCCTATGCCATGGTCATTAGTATCCGAGGCGGCTAGGGCTACTAGCTTGGACTTTGATTTGGTCGTTAATCGGGATATCTTAGTTCAAAAGTATCTACTCCAGAAGTTGGATGAGAATACCTACCAATTTCATGAACGGATTAGAGAATTTTTGAGTATCAAGGGGGAACAATTAGCTAATATTGAAAACCTAAAACAGGGGGTTTGTTCAGCTATCGTAGCAATAGCAAAGGATATTCCTCATACCCTAATTCAGTCCGACATTCTAGCAATTACCCCTGCTATCCCTCACCTGGTGGAAGTTGCCACTAACCAAAAAGAATACTTAAATGACGAAGATTTAATCTGGCCTTTTCTTGGCTTAGCCCGCTTTTACCATGGTCAAGGCGCTTACCAACAAGCATTGCCTTGGTATCAGCAGTGCTTATCAACGGTTAGAGAGCGCTTGGGTGAAGAACACCTATATGTGGCAGAAAGCCTCAACAACCTGGCTTTACTGTACTCAAGCCAGGGGCGGTACCAAGAAGCCGAACCCCTTTACCTGCAAGCCTTAGACCTGAGGCAAAGCCTGCTGGGTGAACAACACCCAGATGTGGCCACCAGCCTCAACAACCTGGCCGGACTGTACAAAAGCCAGGGGCGCTACCAAGAAGCCGAACCCCTCTTCCAGCAAGCCTTAGACCTGAGGAGACGCCTGCTGGGTCAAGAACACCCAGATGTGGCAAGAAGCTTCAACAACCTGGCGGGACTGTACAAAAGCCAGGGGCGGTACCAAGAAGCGGAACCCCTTTACCTGCAAGCCTTAGACCTGATGAAACGCCTGCTGGGTCAAGAACACTTACATGTGGCCACCAGCCTCAACAACCTGGCCGGACTGTACTCAAGCCAGGGGCGGTACCAAGAAGCGGAACCCCTGTTGCAGCAAGCCTTAGACCTGACGCAACGCCTGCTGGGTCAAGAGCACCCATATGTAGCAATCGTCCTCAACCACCTGGCAGCACTGTACTCAAGTCAGGGGCGGTACCAAGAAGCGGAACCCCTTTACCTGCAAGCCTTAGACCTGAGGCAACGCCTGCTGGGTCAAGAACACTTACATGTGGCCACCAGCCTCAACCACCTGGCAGCACTGTACTCAAGCCAGGGGCGGTACCAAGAAGCGGAACCCCTTTACCAGCAAGCCTTAGACCTGACGCAACGCCTGCTGGGTCAACAACACCCAGATGTGGCAAGCAGCCTCAATAACCTGGCTTATCTGTACGAGCGCCAGGGGCGATACGAACAGGCCGAACCCCTATACCTGGAAGCCTTAGAGCTGAAGAAACGCCTGCTGGGTCAACAACACCCAGATGTGGCCACCAGCCTCAACAACCTGGCAGGACTGTACTATAGCCAAGGGCGCTACGAAAAAGCGGAACCCCTGTACCAGCAAGCCTTAGACCTGAGGAAACGCCTGCTGGGTCAACAACACCCAGATGTAGCCGCCAGCCTTAACAACCTGGCCGGACTGTACTCATGCCAGGGGCGCTACAAAAAGGCCAAAACTCTCTACCAACAGGCTCTACACATTGCTGTCAAACCCTTGGGAGAGGAACATCCCACAACTCGCATTATTTCCGATAACTTGAACTATCTATTGGTAAGATCCCAAGTTGGCAAATTGGCTCAAACTAACGATAAGACTATGGTTTTAAAGCCTAATTGAAAGTTTTATAGCAATCCTAAATCAGTTGTAATATCAAGTCAGGTTGAATACCCATAATTAGAGCGAGGGTGGGAAGTGTGGGGAGA
The Moorena sp. SIOASIH genome window above contains:
- a CDS encoding caspase family protein, with the translated sequence MTITAKPEKTYGLIVGIENYQAKNWNVNGPVHDAIKFANWLLSRGVPTDNIRLCLSPLSENSTLVNNFEITSKPATEHNLVDIITNDLSQKPGELLFIFWAGHGLITSERNRRLICADASKTNWQNLDFNSLLLLLGSDSFGITNHICIVDACANYVLESRGRPTILGGKQFPSGQPRKNSQQFVLLATREGETAKVNSSEKTGYFSQAVRKALEHHDWLPDMQVVADHVKQQFASLNKQQLPTYFYRRSWDSDIDVYHPNPFEIAHNIPST
- a CDS encoding DUF938 domain-containing protein, whose translation is MPIAYCLLPLASCLLPAPLYGMILIALWNGHLACSHSYHYRGEELVDSRKYAPATQRNREAILQVLLEILPATGTILEIASGTGEHAIYFAQQLKPRKWIPSDIDASLRESIIAWANHSPTENLYQPLDIDASQPVWKVEKEILSEIPDIVAMVNINMIHISPWSTCLGLMAGAGRILSSGDLLYLYGPYKQGNKHTALSNADFDSYLREQNPEWGVRNLEDVVEVASNNNLILEKTYQMPANNLSVVFKHM
- the iscB gene encoding RNA-guided endonuclease IscB: MRVFVLDKNLKPLDPCHPARARELLNMGRAKVFKRYPFTIVLKNRILEKSVTHSHRLKIDPGSKTSGIAIVQEETGRVTSALEISHRGQQIKDSLESRRALRRGRRNRKTRYRKPRFLNRTLRQGWLPPSLESRINNIETWVKRIRKVCPISAISQELVRFDLQQMQNPEISEVEYQRGELFGFEVKEYLLAKWGRKCVYCNAENTPLEIEHIVPKSKGGSNRVSNLTLACRPCNQKKGSKFVEDFLSKKPELLKKIKGKTKTPLKDATAVNTTRSELYRRLQETGLPVEVGSGGLTKFNRKVRMIEKHHWTDASCVGKSTPERLLIRGIKPLLIAAKGHGTRQRCRPNKYGFPKAHAPKAKFFQGFQTGDIVKADVIKGKFAGQYVGRIAIRFRPSFTLQLPTQKFDVHPKYLKTIHKADGYEYQS
- a CDS encoding SDR family oxidoreductase is translated as MNYFDLSGKIAIVTGVLGKLGPVWSRALLDAGATVVGIDLPSAQVPSSFELLQGHYPKTRLCLERGDICDRTAMIAIRDRILSDMGIPAVIVNNAGIDQPPGPVKTYSLEDIPLEICRNVFEVNVLGAFQVTQVFGSPMVEARRGSIINIGSLYGSVSPDARFYQHLECDPPFLKPPAYGASKAALVNLTRYFATHWGPFGVRVNALSPGGVLGGQDEEFKGQFCDRVPLGRMAKFEDLLGPLVFLASDASAYVTGIELRVDGGFTVW
- a CDS encoding tetratricopeptide repeat protein, which produces MQFLEEVLLTTDNSNGDPKFVYPFLETNLEKLDDNFIDILQTWASAKLSEAQPETAEAIAAVIGEFSTLISDFPLGNRANNMDIAIAGYEQVLKVFTRESNPESWATIQNNLANVYTDRIRGDRAENIEKAIAQYQLALSVYSKEDFPIDWAMTQNNLGNSYKNRIRGDRAENLELAISQYQLALSVYSKSDVPQDWAMTQNNLGNAYKNRICGDRAENIEKAIFQYQLALSVHTKSDFPIEWAMTQANLGTAYCDRIDGDRAENLELAIEAFQLALAVYTKEDFSYEWAQTKNHLGEAYRNRIRGDRAENLDLAISQYQLTLSVYTKADFPMEWEMTHKNLTIADSDRIL
- a CDS encoding aldehyde dehydrogenase family protein, which produces MAQDYLPSQVLNWIDGQQVAAVAGEWFDKLDPTNGEVLCQVARSRAADIEQAVRSAKQAQPAWADTPPVQRGTILHEIVLGMKARQEEIAKIVAAETGKSYGSAYGETGGAIALGLFYASEGQRLYGRTTTSGVVNKYAMTVRQPLGVAGLIIAANTPIANVAWKVFPALICGNSAVLKVAEDTPATAWIVGQIAKEAGLPPGVLNIIQGYGEEAGAPLVAHNDVAVVSFTGSTEVGRIVQRVAGERFGRVSLELGGKNPLVVCDDADLNNAIKWTLLSVFSNAGQRCASASRIIVFDSIYDQFRDQLVEKTKELKLGSTDQDDLGPVINEQQLTNMIAAVKQAQQAGATVLVGGDRLKDPDHATGFYMAPTLLENVDPHAEISQCELFGPIASLYRVKDFKEALALANDSPYGLTAAIHTRNIHRAVRFCEKVQTGVAVVNAGTYGSEPHMPFGGLKQSGNGTREPGTEALDVYSELKDIYINIDPEQF